The following is a genomic window from Dioscorea cayenensis subsp. rotundata cultivar TDr96_F1 chromosome 10, TDr96_F1_v2_PseudoChromosome.rev07_lg8_w22 25.fasta, whole genome shotgun sequence.
GGCATTAATCCTAATGCCGAATCAGCTTCAACTTCGGCCAGTTATGGTGATTCTTCGTTCACATTGCGAGGCCATTTGTACAGTAATGAAGCTCTTATGAATTACAGTGGTGCCATACCTTCATCAAGGTCTGACACCAAGTGAATTTATgtgcatgtaattttttttttcagtgtgTTTTTCATCCATGGTTTGTGTTTGCATGTAATTTATGTGCTTCTGGTTGTTGTAAAAATTCTGCATATGTTCAGGTTGATTGGTTTGTGTAAAGGATTGAATCATTGATCATGTACATTAATTTTGGTttccttttttctctctttttatgctatttttaattcaattattgtATAAACATGATGTCTGTggtaaatgttaaaaaaaaaatgtattatatATGAACCATTTATCTAATACTTACTATCACATAAAAATTTGATTCTTGTGAATATTggtttgaataaataaatttttaatttttttttatagtttttagtttgataataaattgatttttcccCCGGATTAATGTGGATAAATAAACTTGATTTAACATTAAGTACTGATATATCTTTAGATTAATTATTATGTCAAATTTATCTCATTTAATAtcagttagaaaaaaaaaaaaagagttactTGATCATATCAATAATGAGAAAAATCACACCTCACAATGCATCAAACATTCTGGATTTCATATCAATGAATACATACAATTAAcagtaaagagaaaagaaggaaaaagaagaaaagaaaaagatatatatgaaaTCATTACTCACATTTACTTACACATTATTtatcttcttttaaaaaaaattatatttcgcTATTTATTGGACAAGCTTGagctaatttttttaagttgtcaATAATCATTACCAGCTTTGTATTAAATCTGTTCACCAAACACTTTGGCAACCATCCTGCTGGATCCAActgcaaaaccaaataaaaaaatataaataaatataaataaataaaaagtacacTAAGTATTTacttcataaaataataaaaaaataataatttagtttgGCTTATAAaccttatatttatttaaataaatcagcACAACCACTATGAGACTTTATGTATCAAATTTGTGACCAACTATTCAGActattatgaaatatatatgtaaatatatatttgcttattatatttttatgagcaaaaagtaatttaaaattttattaaaaaaccaaGGCATCTGTCAATCATATTTcagtatataagtatataaaagtgtttttgcaaaaaatatattaataattaggGGCATacctttataaaaataaataattcctaATAAATCCTtctgaaaattatatttacttatatacccTTACAAATTattcttctttgcttttatacatcttcaaaaaaataaaaataaaattgaacaatcaatttaaattttcataaaatttataaattaaatttcagtCATGGAGATATATAAgcaagtaaaaatatattttatacaaatatacacacaaatattaCTATTTTTGTAAGAGTAtacaaccaattttttttttaacataaccAATACTTTAAgggtatattagtaattttcCATCAGTATACTACCTGAACAACATAGGTAACCAGGCAAGAGTGATCATCCAGCTTCTCAACTACCCATCCAGACTGAAGCAAGAGGCCTCTAATGGAGTTATTTCCTTTTGGATGCAAACCAGCAGCAATCTCTTTTGGAAGAGAAGCCACAGCAACAACCTGAAGCAACAcataaatttcattaaaaacttcATAAAATGAATAACTTTAATAATCTTACCCAACAATTAATTTAACTTCGTATGTCACATGATTAGTTAAAATAGATTAGCACATACCAATGTACCATCATCCATTTCCTGCCGTCGTTCATACACAACGAACTCCCGGTTCTTGAACAATGGCTTTGATGCATAGCCGAACCGGAGACGAATGATGCTCAAGTTGTCGTCGAGAACTTTGATATATTTGGCTTCCACAAGATCCCCGTCCCATTGCTGCTCTCGGCAGATGAAAAACATTActtgtaattatatatttagattgatGTTTGATTAAGCAATAGAATCTGACCTTAGCAGCATCGATAGCATTGGCAACGGTCATAAATTGTTCCAGTGAAACTGATCGGAGTAGCCACCGGCTACGAAAAACATGCAGTGAGCCCGAACACCTCTTCGATATCTCCACATTATCCTCTGTTGCAAGAACCTTCCATCCATCATCTCCTCCAACTCTGCTCGAAACCGATGCTGATAAAAGCTCTTGTATACAACTCTCGCTCGCATAATTCACATACCGTCTCAACGAATCTTCACTTATCAACCTATGAAAGAATAAAAACGGAtacataaaaatcaaacaaacgaAATATAATTAACGTACCAACAagtcaaaataaaattgaaataaatgcGGGAGATTAGTTACCATGATCGAGAAGAAGCCGGAGGAGAGTTCGAACCACTACTAATACTGCTACTGCTACCACTACCGCAACTAGTACTACTAGTGCTCCACATAGTGAAGAAGATTGTTGAACAAGGACAATGAATGGAAAAAtaaagggagaagaagagggGGATTTATGGAGAGTTAAAGGGAGAGAAGTGGGATTGTAGTGGCAAAGAGCACATGCAGTTGGCAGATAGAGAGGGAAACTACATAATTTGGGTGCACATGGCAATCCCTTTCTCTACAATCTCTACTTCATtctttaccttctcctttattttcACTCACTCcacaaaatgaaagaaagaaaaagattctTTGCTTTGAGGATGAGATGTACTAGAGATGGGGAAGGTGAAGCACATGGAGTGTTGGTCCAGGACTAGAAGAAAAGAATGGTTAAGAGGATGTAACAGTCCCACCATTATCTAACGTGCATATGCTctcacaattaatttttttcataccaTCATATCATCCATAAGCAATCGACATCTTTCATCTATGGTTTAAAGCCAGTGTTAGTCCCTAAACGGAAAAACCTGCTACTATGTCTTTGGTT
Proteins encoded in this region:
- the LOC120270903 gene encoding START domain-containing protein 10 → MWSTSSTSCGSGSSSSISSGSNSPPASSRSWLISEDSLRRYVNYASESCIQELLSASVSSRVGGDDGWKVLATEDNVEISKRCSGSLHVFRSRWLLRSVSLEQFMTVANAIDAAKQWDGDLVEAKYIKVLDDNLSIIRLRFGYASKPLFKNREFVVYERRQEMDDGTLVVAVASLPKEIAAGLHPKGNNSIRGLLLQSGWVVEKLDDHSCLVTYVVQLDPAGWLPKCLVNRFNTKLVMIIDNLKKLAQACPINSEI